A single region of the Nicotiana sylvestris chromosome 6, ASM39365v2, whole genome shotgun sequence genome encodes:
- the LOC138870954 gene encoding uncharacterized protein, producing the protein MTNPPDNPRTPPPPTPSNSSTPPPPSTSPKPRLRRVKMLARKTVASDSLRKKLNEKLKASQTQNSDSKSDSKSYISATEGEGHWSFDSEKTQESPSKNVELLGSRRSGGKKNSEKEKEREGACGKEGGNGKRVVDHSPTANLHVPAICGVEQERVEESGKKSGGSNSGEAADRLVNMSTQGDEHGSSTEETLADLLKKVGASYDPKKCRTPTLNAPSVPKPSKKRKASSPTTTEFSLPKGRTTRSRVKQSESDLQKAIAESKKKKLAKEKGKVTESSEDVEVEEMEQVHQEEVQPVEVQTPKPKKPKTSSKKSSYVSKAAKPSLDKRTRSVVKGKQVKISEDEEWSGEEVEDDSEQDKLAMFGKKKILKGRLLKDLVEPRIMRLVDAFVAQG; encoded by the exons ATGACCAACCCACCTGACAATCCTAGAACTCCTCCACCACCTACTCCCTCTAATTCATCTACACCTCCTCCACCTAGTACATCACCCAAACCCAGGCTGAGAAGggtgaaaatgcttgctcgaaaaacAGTAGCATCTGATTCTCTGAGGAAGAAATTAAACGAGAAGTTGAAGGCAAGCCAGACCCAAAACTCTGACTCCAAATCTGATTCTAAATCATATATATCCGCTACTGAGGGGGAAGGACATTGGTCTTTTGACTCTgaaaagactcaagaatcccCTTCTAAG AATGTAGAATTACTAGGGTCacgaaggagtggaggtaaaaagaattctgaaaaagaaaaagagagagagggtgcatgtggtaAAGAGGGGGGAAATGGGAAAAGAGTGGTTGATCATTCACCCACTGCTAATTTGCATGTGCCTGCTATCTGTGGGGTTGAACAAGAAAGGGTAGAAGAGAGTGGaaagaagtcagggggaagtaATTCTGGGGAAGCTGCTGATAGGTTGGTTAATATGAGCACACAGGGAGATGAACATGgttcatctactgaagagaccctagcagacctGCTGAAAAAGGTTGGTGCAAGCTATGACCCAAAGAAATGCAGAACTCCCACACTAAACGCCCCCAGTGTTCCTAAGccctccaagaaaagaaaggcttcatcCCCAACAACTACTGAATTTTCATTGCCAAAGGGTAGAACTACAAGAAGCAGGGTGAAACAGAGTGAGAGTGATCTCCAGAAAGCTATAGCtgagagtaagaagaaaaagtTGGCTAAAGAAAAAGGGAAGGTTACAGAGTCCTCAGAGGATGTGgaggttgaggagatggaacaagtccatcaggaggaagttcaaccagtggaggttcagaccccgaagcccaaaaagcccaagacttcttccaagaagtcttcctatGTGTCTAAGGCTGCCAAACCTTCACTAGACAAGAGGACAAGGTCTGTTGTGAAAGGAAAACAAGTGAAAATTtctgaagatgaggaatggagtggagaagaagtaGAAGATGATAGTGAACAGGACAAGCTTGCCATGTTTGGCAAAAAAAAGATCTTGAAGGGTAGACTGCTGAAAGACCTGGTGGAGCCAAGAATAATGAGACTTGTGGATGCCTTCGTTGCTCAGGGGTGA